Below is a window of Drosophila busckii strain San Diego stock center, stock number 13000-0081.31 unplaced genomic scaffold, ASM1175060v1 hic_scaffold_25, whole genome shotgun sequence DNA.
TAACATaggtgcgtgtgtgtgtgtgtgtgtgtgtgtgtgcgcacagGTTGGCATTGCCGGCCTTGTCAACAGCTGTCAGAGTTACAAGCAAGCGACTGTCTATcccatttcatttcatttcatttgtattCCCTTTTCGGACGTAGCAACACCTACTCTACTGCTCTCAGCGCCGGCTTTAGTCGCACTAACTAAAAATTCCATTTTGCATTCAACAAACGCGGCGTgtgcttaaacaaaatgtgcggAGGTTGGGCGTGTGCCTCTTATGGAATTGCCTGCAACAATCATCGTCTGTCTACCATTCGGTTTACGGGTCGTTGCTTTGCGCCTACCCCATGTGGTATATGTGACAATTGTTCCGCATGCGGTGGCTgttgcggcggcggcggctgctgtggctggTAGCAGTAGTTCCACTTGACGTTGACCCACCGCAAGGAGCTGGCAGCAGGGCGAGAGCTTTAAAACAGTTCAAGCCAAATAGCTTTAGTTGGCCTTGACTTTGTggcaatagaaataaaattgactaggcttaaatatatttattgcaaactaGTTTGAGTCCAGCCCAGCCCTAGTCCACACATCTTACAGCAAAATTTTACAGTTCTTAcagtaagtaaataatatttgagcTAAACTATATTATAGAGCTCTGTAGCCCCTAGCAATAACCAGAGCTAAGATGTGCGGCGGCTGGGCATGTGCCTCTTACCATTTGGCCTGCAATAATCCACCGTTGTCCACTGTGCGCTTCACTGGCAGAGATTTCATACCCACACCATGTGGACCCTGCGATCCTTGCCATGTGAAAGACACAAGCTTTAGTCGCGGCGGTTGCTCAGTTCCAATGAAGCCCATAGTCGAGACATTTCCATGTCCCGATATTTCGGGTGCGCCTAAACCCGAAGCTGTGGCTCCTATCAAAGCTGAGGCTCCTACCAAAGCTGAGGGTGCTAGCAAGTTGCAAGAGCAGTGGCAACAAGCTTACCAGAAAGTTAAAAGCGGCAACTTGCCGgccaacgacaacaaaaacaattatttacatatctATGTTGAAATACAGagataatgaaaataatgtcCTAAATTAATGCAGACTGGAAGTTCagcaatataattattatttaaattagaaacAAACCAAC
It encodes the following:
- the LOC108602058 gene encoding male-specific sperm protein Mst87F-like, which produces MCGGWACASYGIACNNHRLSTIRFTGRCFAPTPCGICDNCSACGGCCGGGGCCGW
- the LOC108602048 gene encoding uncharacterized protein LOC108602048, translating into MCGGWACASYHLACNNPPLSTVRFTGRDFIPTPCGPCDPCHVKDTSFSRGGCSVPMKPIVETFPCPDISGAPKPEAVAPIKAEAPTKAEGASKLQEQWQQAYQKVKSGNLPANDNKNNYLHIYVEIQR